From the genome of Streptococcus oralis:
CAACCACTTGGATATTGATAGCAAGGAAGTGCTAGAAAATGCCTTGATTGACTTTGATGGGACCCTTCTTTTCGTCAGTCACGACCGTTACTTTATCAATCGTGTAGCCACTCATGTTTTGGAATTGTCCGAAAATGGTTCAACCCTCTACCTTGGAGATTATGACTACTATGTTGAAAAGAAAGCAGAAGTAGAAGCGATTCAGACAGCGGAAGCTTCAACTAGCAATCAAGAAAAAGAAGAAAGTCCAGTTAATGATTATCAGGCTCAGAAAGAAAGTCAGAAAGAAGCCCGCAAACTCATGCGACAAATCGAAAGTTTAGAATCTGAAATCGAAGAACTAGAAAGTAAAAGCCAAGCCATCTCTGAACAAATGTTGGAAACCAATGACGCTGAAAAACTCATGGAGATGCAGGCTGAACTGGAAAAAATCAGCCATCGTCAGGAAGAAGCCATGCTTGAGTGGGAAGAATTATCAGAGCAGGTGTAAAGATGGAACATCTTGGAAAAGTATTTCGTGAATTTCGAACCAGTGGGAACTACTCTTTAAAGGAAGCAGCGGGCGATTCTTGCTCGACCTCTCAGTTATCTCGCTTTGAGCTTGGTGAGTCTGATTTAGCAGTTTCCCGTTTCTTTGAGATTTTGGATAATATTCATGTGACTATTGAAAATTTCATGGACAAGGCTAGGGATTTTCAAAATCATGAACATGTTGCCTTGATGGCACAGATTATTCCGCTTTACTACTCAAATGATATTGCAGGTTTTCAAAAGCTTCAAAGAGAACAACTTGAAAAGGCTAAGAGTTCGACCAATCCCCTCTATTTTAAGCTGAATTGGATTCTGCTACAAGGACTGATTTGTCAAAGAGATGCTTATTACACGATGAGGCAGAGTGATTTGGAAAAGGTAGCAGATTATCTTTTTCAAACAGAAGAATGGACTATGTATGAGTTGATTCTTTTCGGAAATCTCTATACTTTCTACAATGTGGACTATGTGGCTCGAATTGGCAGAGAAGTGATGGAGAGGGAAGACTACTACAAGGAAATTGGTCGGCATCGAAAACTTGTTTTGATTTTAGCTCTTAACTGTTACCAGCATTGTTTGGAAAATCGATCCTTTGCGGATGCGGACTATTTTGAGGGCTATGTGGAGAAGTTAATTGGAAATGGTATCAAGCTTTATGAGCGCAATATCTTCCATTATCTCAAAGGTTTCGCCCTCTACCAGAGAGACTTGAAAGAAGAGGGTTGTAGTCAGATGCGGGAGGCCATGCATATTTTTGCTGTGCTTGGACTTCCAGAGCAAGTGGCTTACTATCAGGAACATTATGAAAAATTTGTAAATCCTTAAATTTCCCAAATAAGGGAAAAATAAAGAGACTCCTTTCAGTTTTGATACAATAGTTTCAAAATTTGAGAGGGGTTTTTTATATGAATCGACATGCAATCCAGTTGATTAGTCGTGGTGCTATTAATAAAATAGGAAATATGCTCTATGATTATGGAAACAGTGTTTGGTTGGCATCAATGGGAACGATAGGGCAGACTGTTCTTGGGATTTATCAAATTTCTGAACTCGTCACATCGATTCTGGTCAATCCCTTTGGCGGAGTGATTTCAGACCGATTTTCGCGTCGCAAAATTTTGATGACGACAGACTTGATTTGTGGCGTTCTTTGCTTAGCTATTTCTTTCATCAGAGATGATAGCTTGATGATTGCTGCCTTGATTTTTGCCAATATTGTTCAGGCGGTTGCCTTTGCATTTTCTCGTACATCTAACAAAGCCATTATAACTGAGGTTGTAGAGAAAGACGAGATTGTGACCTATAACTCTCGCTTGGAGTTAGTTTTACAGGTTGTAGGAGTCAGTTCTCCGGTGCTTTCTTTTCTCGTTTTACAATTTGCCAGTCTCCATATGACGCTCGTTTTAGATGCCATTAGTTTTTTTATCGCATTTACCTTAGTAGCTTTTCTCCCAAAAAAAGAGACTCAGGAACAAGAGAAAAAGACTTTCAGCTGGAAAAATATTTTTGCTGATATGAAAGAAGGGATTCGCTATATTTGGCGCCAGCAAGAGATCTTTTTCCTTTTGGTAGTAGCTTCCAGTGTTAATTTCTTTTTTGCAGCTTTTGAATTTCTCCTCCCTTTTTCAAATCGACTATACGGGGTAGAAGGAGCTTATGCAACTATTTTAACTATGGGCGCTATTGGTTCGATTATTGGAGCTCTTCTAGCTAGTAAAATAAAGGCAAGTGTTT
Proteins encoded in this window:
- a CDS encoding XRE/MutR family transcriptional regulator; translated protein: MEHLGKVFREFRTSGNYSLKEAAGDSCSTSQLSRFELGESDLAVSRFFEILDNIHVTIENFMDKARDFQNHEHVALMAQIIPLYYSNDIAGFQKLQREQLEKAKSSTNPLYFKLNWILLQGLICQRDAYYTMRQSDLEKVADYLFQTEEWTMYELILFGNLYTFYNVDYVARIGREVMEREDYYKEIGRHRKLVLILALNCYQHCLENRSFADADYFEGYVEKLIGNGIKLYERNIFHYLKGFALYQRDLKEEGCSQMREAMHIFAVLGLPEQVAYYQEHYEKFVNP
- a CDS encoding MFS transporter, which codes for MNRHAIQLISRGAINKIGNMLYDYGNSVWLASMGTIGQTVLGIYQISELVTSILVNPFGGVISDRFSRRKILMTTDLICGVLCLAISFIRDDSLMIAALIFANIVQAVAFAFSRTSNKAIITEVVEKDEIVTYNSRLELVLQVVGVSSPVLSFLVLQFASLHMTLVLDAISFFIAFTLVAFLPKKETQEQEKKTFSWKNIFADMKEGIRYIWRQQEIFFLLVVASSVNFFFAAFEFLLPFSNRLYGVEGAYATILTMGAIGSIIGALLASKIKASVYNLLILLALTGVGVFMMGLPLPTFLSFSGNLVCELFMTIFNIHFFTQVQTKVEGEYLGRVLSTIFTLAILFMPIAKGFMTVLPSVHLSSFLIIGSGVIILSCLSLVYVRSYFKKEL